A genome region from Methylobacterium sp. FF17 includes the following:
- a CDS encoding [protein-PII] uridylyltransferase, with protein sequence MFDAVAALNDILKNLDRDAREATRLRAVLVPELRRVIELGRADAEARLLEERDGIACARRLSELTDAVIRAIHDAVVWRLYPNDNPSTGEQLAVVATGGYGRGTMAPGSDIDLLFLLPYKQTAWSESVVEAMLYVLWDLKLKVGHATRSVEECLREGRADMTIRTSLLEARYLFGTRALFEELVTRFDTELVMWTAPEFVEAKLRERDARVSKAGASRYLVEPNVKDGKGGLRDLNTLFWIAKYTYRVRDQTELVAAGLFTPEEYRVFERCDELLWRVRCHMHFVTGRAEERLSFGLQPRIAERFGYEPRGGLSGVERFMKAYFLIAKEVGDLTAIVCAALEARHAKRTPVLDRWIGRFRDRFRATAIEAEDFVDDHGRINLRGSDAFSRDPVNLIRLFWLADRHNLPIHPDATRAANRSLRLVGPSLRADAEANRLFLDILTSKNSPETILRLMNEAGVLGRFIPDFGRIVAMMQFNMYHHFTVDEHLLRAIGVLTSIESGRTEEEHPLASRLIDTISHRRALYVTVLLHDIAKGRPEDHSIAGAAIAEKLGPRFGLTPAETEMVAWLVEHHLLMSMTAQSRDLSDPKTIEKFAGVVQTLERLKLLTILTVADIKAVGPGVWTAWKGTLIRTLYDETEVVLSGGHSEIARTDRVRLIQMALREQLTGWDSDAFDAYAARHNQAYWLKVDTTRQFKHAGFIRTLTAEGRTVATAAETDPVRGVTELTIYSPDHPRLLAIVTGACAALGGNIVDAQIFTTTDGFALDSIFVSRAFERDEDELRRAGRITAAIEKALRGEIRIADLVADRHPPSERAPTFLVPPDMAIDNALSSRETVIEITGLDRPGLLYELTTALSRLSLNITSAHVATFGERAVDVFYVTDLTGTRVTQPDRQVAIRAAVMEVFASDVAALRAEGLHALIDSPPPREA encoded by the coding sequence ATGTTCGACGCCGTCGCCGCCCTGAACGACATCCTGAAGAACCTCGATCGCGACGCCCGGGAGGCGACGCGGCTGCGGGCCGTGCTGGTGCCGGAACTGAGGCGCGTCATCGAACTCGGGCGCGCCGACGCGGAGGCGCGCCTGCTGGAGGAGCGCGACGGCATCGCCTGCGCCCGGCGCCTGAGCGAGCTCACCGACGCGGTGATCCGCGCCATCCACGACGCGGTGGTCTGGCGGCTCTACCCCAACGACAATCCCTCCACCGGCGAGCAGCTCGCCGTGGTGGCCACCGGCGGCTACGGCCGGGGCACGATGGCGCCGGGCTCGGACATCGATCTCCTGTTCCTGCTGCCCTACAAGCAGACCGCCTGGTCGGAGAGCGTCGTCGAGGCGATGCTCTACGTGCTGTGGGACCTCAAGCTGAAGGTCGGCCACGCCACCCGCTCGGTGGAGGAGTGCCTGCGCGAGGGCCGCGCCGACATGACCATCCGCACCTCGCTCCTCGAGGCGCGCTACCTGTTCGGCACCCGCGCGCTGTTCGAGGAGCTCGTCACCCGCTTCGACACCGAACTCGTGATGTGGACCGCGCCCGAATTCGTGGAGGCGAAGCTGCGCGAGCGCGACGCGCGGGTCTCCAAGGCGGGGGCCTCGCGCTACCTCGTGGAGCCCAACGTCAAGGACGGCAAGGGGGGGCTGCGCGACCTCAACACCCTGTTCTGGATCGCGAAATACACCTACCGGGTGCGCGACCAGACCGAACTCGTGGCCGCCGGCCTGTTCACCCCGGAGGAGTACCGGGTGTTCGAGCGCTGCGACGAACTCCTGTGGCGGGTGCGCTGCCACATGCACTTCGTCACTGGCCGGGCCGAGGAGCGCCTGTCCTTCGGGCTGCAGCCGCGCATCGCCGAGCGTTTCGGCTACGAGCCGCGCGGGGGCCTGTCGGGCGTCGAGCGCTTCATGAAGGCGTACTTCCTCATCGCCAAGGAGGTCGGCGACCTCACCGCCATCGTCTGCGCGGCGCTGGAGGCCCGCCACGCCAAGCGCACGCCGGTGCTCGACCGCTGGATCGGGCGCTTTCGCGACCGCTTCCGCGCCACCGCCATCGAGGCGGAGGATTTCGTGGACGACCACGGCCGGATCAACCTGCGCGGCAGCGACGCCTTCAGCCGCGACCCCGTGAACCTGATCCGGCTGTTCTGGCTCGCCGACCGCCACAACCTGCCGATCCACCCCGACGCCACCCGGGCCGCCAACCGGTCCTTGCGCCTCGTCGGCCCGTCGCTGCGGGCGGACGCGGAGGCCAACCGGCTCTTCCTCGACATCCTGACCTCGAAGAACTCGCCCGAGACCATCCTGCGGCTGATGAACGAGGCCGGGGTGCTCGGCCGCTTCATCCCGGATTTCGGCCGCATCGTCGCGATGATGCAGTTCAACATGTACCACCACTTCACGGTGGACGAGCACCTGCTGCGCGCCATCGGCGTGCTCACGAGCATCGAATCGGGCCGCACGGAGGAGGAGCATCCGCTGGCGAGCCGGCTCATCGACACGATCAGCCACCGGCGCGCGCTCTACGTCACGGTGCTCCTGCACGACATCGCCAAGGGGCGCCCGGAGGACCATTCCATCGCGGGCGCGGCGATCGCCGAGAAGCTCGGGCCGCGCTTCGGCCTCACCCCGGCCGAGACCGAGATGGTGGCCTGGCTGGTGGAGCACCACCTGCTCATGTCGATGACGGCCCAGAGCCGCGACCTCTCCGACCCGAAAACCATCGAGAAGTTCGCCGGCGTGGTCCAGACCCTGGAGCGCCTGAAGCTCCTCACCATCCTGACGGTGGCCGACATCAAGGCCGTGGGGCCCGGCGTCTGGACCGCCTGGAAGGGCACCCTGATCCGCACCCTCTACGACGAGACCGAGGTGGTGCTCTCCGGCGGCCATTCCGAAATCGCCCGCACCGACCGGGTGCGGCTGATCCAGATGGCCCTGCGCGAGCAGCTCACCGGCTGGGACTCGGACGCCTTCGACGCCTACGCGGCCCGCCACAACCAGGCCTACTGGCTCAAGGTGGACACCACGCGCCAGTTCAAGCACGCCGGCTTCATCCGCACACTGACGGCGGAGGGGCGCACGGTGGCCACCGCCGCCGAGACCGATCCCGTGCGCGGCGTCACCGAACTGACGATCTACTCGCCCGACCATCCGCGCCTGCTCGCCATCGTCACCGGGGCCTGCGCGGCCCTGGGGGGCAACATCGTCGACGCGCAGATCTTCACCACCACGGACGGCTTCGCCCTCGATTCGATCTTCGTCTCGCGGGCCTTCGAGCGCGACGAGGACGAACTGCGCCGGGCCGGGCGCATCACCGCCGCCATCGAGAAGGCCCTGCGCGGCGAGATCCGCATCGCCGACCTCGTGGCCGACCGGCATCCGCCGAGCGAGCGCGCGCCGACCTTCCTGGTGCCGCCCGACATGGCCATCGACAACGCCCTCTCGAGCCGCGAGACCGTGATCGAGATCACCGGCCTCGACCGGCCCGGCCTGCTCTACGAGCTGACCACGGCGCTGAGCCGGCTCAGCCTCAACATCACCTCGGCCCATGTGGCGACCTTCGGCGAGCGGGCGGTGGACGTGTTCTACGTGACGGACCTGACCGGCACCCGGGTGACGCAGCCCGACCGCCAGGTGGCGATCCGCGCGGCGGTGATGGAGGTCTTCGCCAGCGACGTGGCGGCCCTGCGCGCCGAGGGGCTCCACGCGCTGATCGACTCGCCGCCGCCCCGGGAGGCCTGA
- a CDS encoding 2,3-bisphosphoglycerate-dependent phosphoglycerate mutase has protein sequence MERLLVLARHGQSEWNLQKLFTGWRDPELTTLGVEEARNAGRWLKEQGYGFDVAFTSNLKRAQRTCALILEEMGLEGIETIRNEALNERDYGDLSGLNKDDARERWGDAQVHQWRRSYDVPPPGGESLKDTAARVLPYYIQFILPRVMAGERVLVAAHGNSLRALVMVLDGMTTKTIASLEIATGIPLVYALKADTTVESKTVLEHDIDHKA, from the coding sequence ATGGAGCGCCTTCTCGTCCTCGCTCGCCACGGCCAGAGCGAATGGAACCTTCAGAAGCTGTTCACGGGCTGGCGTGATCCCGAGCTCACGACGCTCGGCGTCGAGGAGGCGCGCAATGCCGGGCGCTGGCTCAAGGAGCAGGGCTACGGCTTCGACGTGGCCTTCACCTCGAACCTCAAGCGGGCCCAGCGCACCTGCGCGCTGATCCTGGAGGAGATGGGCCTGGAGGGGATCGAGACGATCCGCAACGAGGCCCTGAACGAGCGCGACTACGGCGACCTCTCCGGCCTCAACAAGGACGATGCCCGCGAGCGCTGGGGCGACGCCCAGGTGCACCAGTGGCGCCGCTCCTACGACGTGCCGCCCCCCGGCGGCGAGAGCCTGAAGGACACCGCCGCCCGGGTGCTGCCCTACTATATCCAGTTCATCCTGCCCCGCGTGATGGCGGGCGAGCGGGTGCTGGTGGCGGCTCACGGCAACTCGCTGCGCGCCCTCGTGATGGTGCTCGACGGCATGACCACGAAGACCATCGCCAGCCTCGAGATCGCCACCGGCATCCCCCTCGTCTACGCGCTCAAGGCCGACACCACGGTGGAGAGCAAGACGGTGCTGGAGCACGACATCGACCACAAGGCCTGA
- a CDS encoding sigma-70 family RNA polymerase sigma factor, giving the protein MTADSDPHLQELRPGLIRLAYRMLGSVADAEDIVQDAYARWLAVDPASVRGPAAFLRVIVTRLCLNQLKSARRRRETYVGPWLPEPVFDPEDADSPDDITLPLMIALERLSPLERAAFLLHDVFGMDFPDVAQAIDRTPAACRQLASRARTHLLQKRPRFVVSKEHGLKIASAFFAASRNGDMSTLRTMLAEDVIAYADGGGKVPATLTPLIGIDAVLGRHAEMASDFARSSSQLLRYVSIDGLPGFLTVEMGGIVQTTALHIQDKKIRTIYVTRNPDKLKRVSRNISS; this is encoded by the coding sequence ATGACCGCCGATTCAGATCCCCACCTGCAGGAACTTCGCCCGGGCCTGATCCGGCTTGCCTACCGAATGCTCGGGTCGGTCGCAGACGCGGAGGACATCGTGCAGGACGCCTATGCACGCTGGCTCGCGGTAGATCCCGCTTCGGTGCGTGGCCCGGCCGCGTTTCTGCGTGTCATTGTCACGCGCCTTTGCCTCAATCAGTTGAAGTCGGCCCGTCGCCGCCGCGAAACCTATGTCGGCCCATGGTTGCCGGAACCAGTCTTCGATCCCGAGGATGCCGATTCACCCGATGACATCACTCTGCCGCTGATGATCGCTCTGGAACGGCTGTCGCCGCTGGAGCGAGCCGCTTTCCTACTGCACGACGTGTTCGGCATGGATTTCCCGGACGTGGCACAAGCCATCGACCGGACTCCCGCCGCTTGTCGTCAACTCGCCAGCCGGGCACGGACTCATCTTCTGCAGAAGCGCCCGCGCTTTGTCGTGAGCAAAGAGCATGGTCTCAAGATTGCTTCGGCTTTCTTCGCGGCATCGCGCAACGGCGATATGAGTACTCTCCGCACCATGCTGGCGGAGGATGTGATCGCCTACGCTGACGGTGGCGGCAAGGTTCCGGCAACATTGACGCCACTTATCGGCATCGACGCAGTGCTGGGGCGCCATGCAGAAATGGCGAGCGATTTCGCGCGTTCTTCATCGCAACTCCTGCGATATGTGAGCATTGATGGCTTACCAGGCTTCCTTACTGTAGAGATGGGCGGCATCGTGCAGACGACAGCGCTGCACATTCAAGACAAAAAGATCAGAACCATCTATGTAACACGCAACCCAGATAAGCTGAAACGCGTTTCAAGAAATATATCTTCTTAA
- a CDS encoding acyltransferase — protein MADPREPSDYGSPDVVRKNGCETRPIASYSRPASEADDVGVLPDGRGAAPSHALRSLTCSGFVGLSHARHTLEAFALKSLRLLLGYLCFHIGNAIPGFAFLGRSKIVFYRLSGIKIGADALVVGPLKVDYSLSDDVLSSIEIGAGTYIGRDFRVSTFKGTVTIGQNCQIASDVSLETNTHRLNAWTGPFRIRFQKPIIIRDGVWIGAKALILPGVTIGENAVVAGGSVVTKDVPANTLWGGSPAKLIRDLQPAVTSSSVWLAGLCA, from the coding sequence GTGGCCGATCCGCGGGAGCCTTCGGACTATGGCTCGCCAGACGTAGTTCGGAAGAACGGTTGCGAGACTCGGCCCATTGCCTCTTACTCCCGACCTGCGAGTGAAGCAGACGACGTTGGGGTTCTCCCTGACGGCCGCGGGGCGGCACCGTCCCACGCACTCAGATCCTTGACGTGTTCGGGTTTCGTGGGGCTGTCCCATGCCCGTCACACGCTGGAGGCGTTCGCCTTGAAGTCCCTTCGGCTCCTTCTCGGATATCTCTGCTTTCACATCGGCAACGCCATTCCGGGCTTTGCCTTTCTCGGTCGTTCGAAGATCGTCTTCTACCGATTGTCGGGCATCAAAATCGGAGCGGATGCCCTCGTGGTCGGCCCGCTCAAGGTCGATTACAGCCTCTCCGACGACGTGCTTTCGTCGATCGAGATCGGCGCGGGGACGTATATCGGGAGGGATTTCCGCGTTTCGACGTTCAAGGGCACGGTGACGATCGGACAGAACTGCCAGATCGCCTCGGATGTGAGCCTGGAGACCAATACCCATCGGTTGAATGCGTGGACAGGCCCGTTCCGGATACGGTTCCAGAAGCCGATCATCATCCGCGATGGCGTCTGGATCGGCGCGAAGGCGCTCATCCTGCCGGGCGTGACGATCGGCGAGAACGCGGTCGTCGCTGGCGGCTCGGTGGTGACGAAGGATGTTCCGGCCAACACGCTGTGGGGCGGATCGCCCGCCAAGCTCATCCGGGACCTTCAGCCGGCCGTCACCAGCAGTTCCGTCTGGCTCGCCGGGCTCTGCGCGTAG
- the dapB gene encoding 4-hydroxy-tetrahydrodipicolinate reductase, which yields MRLVVVGADGRMGRMLIRAVAEAEGCTLSGAIEREGSPALGQDAGTLAGLGALGVTVTDDPLPVFAAAEGVLDFTAPAATTFFAELAAQARIVHVVGTTGMQEADLARLAAAAHHARIVRSGNMSLGVNLVAGLVRRMAAALGEDFDIEILEMHHRMKVDAPSGTALLLGEAAAQGRDVALADARVSTRDGHTGARRPGDIGFATLRGGSVVGDHSVIFAGPGERITVSHHAEDRAVFARGAVRAALWAFAKPPGLYGMDDVLGL from the coding sequence ATGCGGCTCGTGGTGGTCGGCGCCGACGGGCGCATGGGGCGGATGCTGATCCGCGCAGTGGCGGAGGCCGAGGGCTGCACCCTGTCGGGCGCCATCGAGCGCGAGGGCTCGCCGGCCCTGGGGCAGGATGCCGGCACGCTCGCGGGCCTCGGGGCGCTCGGCGTCACCGTGACGGACGATCCGCTCCCGGTCTTCGCGGCGGCGGAAGGCGTGCTCGACTTCACCGCGCCGGCCGCCACCACGTTCTTTGCCGAACTCGCGGCCCAGGCCCGGATCGTCCACGTGGTCGGCACCACGGGGATGCAGGAGGCGGACCTCGCCCGGCTCGCAGCAGCCGCCCACCACGCCCGCATCGTGCGCTCCGGCAACATGTCGCTCGGCGTCAACCTCGTCGCCGGCCTCGTGCGCCGGATGGCGGCGGCGCTCGGCGAGGATTTCGACATCGAGATCCTGGAGATGCATCACCGCATGAAGGTCGATGCGCCCTCCGGCACGGCCCTCCTCCTCGGCGAGGCGGCGGCGCAGGGGCGCGACGTGGCGCTCGCCGACGCCCGCGTCTCCACCCGCGACGGGCATACCGGCGCGCGCCGGCCCGGCGACATCGGCTTCGCCACCCTGCGGGGCGGCTCGGTGGTGGGCGACCACAGCGTGATCTTCGCCGGCCCCGGCGAGCGCATCACGGTCAGCCACCACGCCGAGGACCGGGCGGTCTTCGCGCGCGGCGCGGTGCGGGCCGCCCTCTGGGCCTTCGCCAAGCCGCCGGGGCTCTACGGGATGGACGACGTGCTCGGGCTCTGA
- a CDS encoding alpha-ketoglutarate-dependent dioxygenase AlkB encodes MSPERPAGIVLVPGLIHVPGYLDGAGRARLAAELAAALALAPAYTPRMPRTDRPFSVRMSNCGALGWVSDRAGYRYQPHHPETGAPWPAIPVTALAAWAALSGYPAPPEACLVNLYAAGARMGLHQDRDEEALDAPVVSLSLGATALFRYGGLARSDPTRSLRLRAGDALVIGGAARLIHHGIDRLIPEAPNLLGGPDAPVPMDFLPPDGRCNLTLRRVTRPPGA; translated from the coding sequence GTGTCGCCGGAACGTCCGGCCGGGATCGTCCTCGTTCCCGGCCTGATCCACGTGCCGGGCTACCTCGACGGTGCGGGCCGGGCCCGCCTCGCCGCCGAACTCGCGGCGGCGCTCGCCCTCGCCCCCGCCTATACCCCGCGCATGCCGCGCACCGACCGGCCCTTCTCGGTGCGGATGTCGAATTGCGGCGCCCTCGGCTGGGTCTCGGACCGGGCGGGCTACCGCTACCAGCCGCACCACCCCGAAACGGGCGCGCCCTGGCCGGCCATTCCCGTGACCGCGCTCGCCGCCTGGGCCGCGCTGTCGGGCTATCCCGCCCCGCCGGAGGCCTGCCTCGTCAACCTCTACGCGGCCGGGGCCCGGATGGGGCTGCACCAGGACCGGGACGAGGAAGCCCTCGACGCGCCGGTGGTCTCGCTGTCGCTCGGCGCCACCGCCCTGTTCCGCTACGGCGGCCTCGCGCGCTCGGACCCGACCCGCTCGCTGCGCCTGCGGGCCGGTGACGCCCTCGTGATCGGGGGTGCGGCCCGCCTGATCCACCACGGCATCGACCGGCTCATCCCCGAGGCGCCCAACCTGCTCGGGGGCCCCGACGCGCCGGTGCCGATGGATTTCCTGCCCCCCGACGGGCGCTGCAACCTGACCCTGCGCCGCGTGACGCGGCCGCCGGGCGCTTGA
- the grpE gene encoding nucleotide exchange factor GrpE, with protein MANDMHDERRDPAQAVEETEGAAQADHSGEAQADALAPLVAERDELKDRVLRTLAEMENLRRRTEREVADARAYAVTNFARDLLNSADNIRRALESIPDADRTAADGAFKALIDGIELTERDLAKTLERHGVKLIEPKGQRFDPNRHQAMFEVPDPEVPAGTVVQVMQAGYVIGDRVLRPALVGVAKGGPKPTAAPADAA; from the coding sequence ATGGCGAACGACATGCACGACGAGCGGCGCGACCCGGCCCAGGCGGTCGAGGAGACTGAAGGGGCCGCGCAGGCGGACCATTCCGGCGAGGCCCAGGCCGACGCCCTCGCCCCCCTGGTGGCCGAGCGCGACGAGCTGAAGGACCGCGTCCTGCGCACGCTGGCCGAGATGGAGAACCTGCGCCGGCGCACCGAGCGCGAGGTGGCCGATGCCCGCGCCTACGCGGTCACGAACTTCGCCCGCGACCTCCTGAACTCCGCCGACAACATCCGCCGCGCCCTGGAGAGCATCCCGGACGCGGACCGGACGGCGGCCGACGGCGCCTTCAAGGCGCTGATCGACGGCATCGAACTCACCGAGCGGGACCTCGCCAAGACCCTGGAGCGCCACGGCGTCAAGCTGATCGAGCCCAAGGGCCAGCGCTTCGACCCCAACCGCCACCAGGCGATGTTCGAGGTGCCCGACCCGGAGGTTCCCGCCGGCACGGTGGTGCAGGTCATGCAGGCCGGCTACGTCATCGGCGACCGCGTCCTACGCCCGGCGCTCGTTGGCGTCGCCAAGGGCGGCCCGAAGCCGACCGCCGCCCCGGCCGACGCCGCCTGA
- the rpiA gene encoding ribose-5-phosphate isomerase RpiA: MSGPDLRRAAAEVAVELVTPGMRLGIGTGSTANVFVELLGARVRAGLDVVGVPTSEATRVAAEAAGIRLATLEAMPELDLTIDGADEIDGSMRLVKGGGAALLREKIVAFASRRMVVIADAAKRVETLGAFPLPIEVNAFGLGATRRGVAAALSASGCTGELVLRLADGAPLVTDGGHHILDARLGRIPDPEALSAALWAVPGVVEHGLFLGLATGAILAEARDGRAVVTRLGTV, translated from the coding sequence GTGAGCGGGCCGGACCTGCGTCGGGCGGCGGCCGAGGTCGCCGTCGAGCTGGTGACGCCCGGCATGCGCCTCGGGATCGGCACCGGATCCACCGCCAACGTCTTCGTCGAATTGCTGGGCGCGCGCGTGCGGGCCGGGCTCGACGTCGTCGGCGTGCCGACCTCGGAGGCGACCCGGGTCGCGGCGGAGGCCGCCGGCATCCGCCTCGCCACGCTGGAGGCGATGCCCGAGCTCGACCTCACCATCGACGGGGCCGACGAGATCGACGGCAGCATGCGCCTCGTGAAGGGCGGCGGCGCCGCCCTGCTTCGTGAAAAGATCGTGGCCTTCGCCAGCCGGCGGATGGTGGTGATCGCGGATGCCGCCAAGCGGGTCGAGACCCTGGGCGCCTTTCCCCTGCCGATCGAGGTCAACGCCTTCGGGCTCGGCGCCACCCGGCGCGGCGTCGCGGCGGCCCTGAGCGCCAGCGGCTGCACGGGCGAACTCGTCCTGCGCCTGGCGGACGGCGCGCCCCTCGTCACCGATGGCGGCCACCACATCCTCGATGCCCGGCTCGGGCGAATCCCCGATCCGGAGGCGCTCTCGGCCGCCCTCTGGGCGGTGCCGGGGGTGGTGGAGCACGGCCTGTTCCTGGGCCTCGCCACCGGCGCCATCCTGGCCGAGGCGCGGGACGGCCGGGCGGTGGTGACCCGGCTCGGCACCGTCTGA
- a CDS encoding acyltransferase family protein has protein sequence MIALDGLRGLMTIFVVISHYFGEVPSGLSVFMVGWVAVDMFFVLSGYLVGKLILDKRHAANFLTVFYVRRACRTLPIYGLCVLAIFGLVGAIDRPWARAETNFPLWSYLTFSQNVFMAARNAAGHAWLSPTWTMGLEEHFYLALPLLFLFVPRRRLAATLCAIMLAAVFLRAGILLLAPDWWMTTLVFLPTRADVLVCGVLGALLLASPRAAGPRLDLSLRLAAPLLLVATCLLKLLDGEPGIVFRALGPLAVSLGCTAFVLTLVRGAPEAIRFRAPSLRFFGTTSYAVYLTHMPVLGLMHGLVLGTKPDIGTPAQWGVTVAALPVCVAVGWLLTRLVEAPVSAYGRTWRWQDPRWQDREWAPASAAPRRAFEPAPEPARG, from the coding sequence GTGATCGCCCTCGACGGCCTGCGCGGCCTGATGACGATCTTCGTCGTCATCTCGCATTACTTCGGCGAAGTGCCGAGCGGCCTGTCCGTCTTCATGGTCGGCTGGGTCGCCGTGGACATGTTCTTCGTGCTGAGCGGCTACCTCGTCGGCAAGCTGATCCTCGACAAGCGCCACGCCGCGAACTTCCTGACGGTCTTCTACGTGCGCCGGGCCTGCCGGACGCTGCCGATCTACGGGTTGTGCGTCCTCGCGATCTTCGGCCTCGTCGGCGCGATCGATCGGCCCTGGGCCCGCGCGGAGACGAACTTTCCGCTCTGGTCCTACCTCACCTTCAGCCAGAACGTCTTCATGGCGGCCCGGAATGCCGCCGGACATGCGTGGCTGAGCCCGACCTGGACCATGGGACTCGAGGAGCACTTCTACCTCGCGCTGCCGCTCCTGTTCCTGTTCGTCCCGCGTCGCCGCCTCGCCGCCACCCTCTGCGCCATCATGCTCGCGGCGGTATTCCTGCGGGCGGGAATCCTCCTCCTCGCGCCGGATTGGTGGATGACGACCCTCGTTTTCCTGCCCACCCGGGCGGATGTCCTCGTCTGCGGCGTACTCGGCGCGCTCCTGCTCGCGTCGCCACGGGCCGCGGGGCCGCGCCTGGACCTGTCCCTGCGGCTCGCCGCGCCGCTGCTGCTCGTGGCGACGTGCCTCCTGAAGCTGCTCGACGGCGAGCCGGGCATCGTCTTCCGCGCCCTCGGGCCGCTGGCCGTCTCGCTCGGATGCACGGCCTTCGTGCTGACGCTGGTGCGCGGCGCGCCCGAGGCGATCCGCTTTCGCGCGCCGAGCCTGCGCTTCTTCGGGACGACCTCCTACGCGGTCTACCTGACGCACATGCCCGTGCTCGGCCTGATGCACGGGCTCGTTCTCGGCACGAAACCCGATATCGGAACCCCGGCCCAATGGGGCGTCACCGTCGCGGCCCTGCCGGTCTGCGTCGCGGTGGGCTGGCTGCTGACGCGGCTCGTCGAGGCGCCGGTCAGCGCCTACGGGCGCACATGGCGGTGGCAAGACCCGCGGTGGCAAGATCGGGAGTGGGCCCCGGCGTCCGCGGCCCCGCGGCGGGCTTTCGAACCGGCCCCGGAGCCGGCTCGGGGGTGA
- a CDS encoding DUF2059 domain-containing protein: MSRRFVAPLAALVLMGAAPAALAQAPAQKPPAAKPGAKPVTPAAGPTATAPAAPAYTANHLSLAREVMLSSGIARSFDSVIPAFGERIRQGAVTRPELTKDLETVLTALEPEMELQKQSMIDTASRIYASRLSEAELTEIAAFFRSPAGKRYVETQPQVLDDLVGAMQNWTQEVSEYVMVRVRAEMAKKGHQLQ, translated from the coding sequence ATGTCACGCCGCTTCGTTGCCCCTCTGGCCGCCCTCGTCCTGATGGGCGCCGCCCCGGCCGCCCTGGCCCAGGCGCCCGCACAGAAGCCGCCCGCCGCCAAGCCCGGCGCCAAGCCGGTCACGCCCGCCGCCGGCCCCACCGCGACCGCGCCGGCCGCGCCCGCCTACACGGCCAACCACCTGTCCCTCGCCCGGGAGGTGATGCTGAGCTCGGGCATCGCCCGCTCGTTCGATTCGGTCATCCCGGCCTTCGGCGAGCGCATCCGCCAGGGCGCCGTGACCCGGCCGGAGCTGACCAAGGACCTCGAGACCGTGCTGACGGCCCTGGAGCCGGAGATGGAGCTGCAGAAGCAGTCGATGATCGACACCGCTTCGCGGATCTACGCCAGCCGCCTGAGCGAGGCCGAGCTCACCGAGATCGCGGCCTTCTTCCGCTCGCCGGCCGGCAAGCGCTACGTCGAGACCCAGCCGCAGGTGCTCGACGACCTCGTCGGGGCCATGCAGAACTGGACCCAGGAGGTCTCGGAATACGTCATGGTCCGCGTGCGCGCCGAGATGGCCAAGAAGGGCCACCAGCTCCAGTAG
- a CDS encoding flavodoxin family protein, with the protein MHIIEEDGRRNTRTEHSIRVAIVYHSGYGHTARQAEAVADGVRQVGGSSPLLLAVEEAQQRLDDLHAAHAIIFGAPTYMGAASASFKAFQEATSQVMMAGGYQWRDKIAAGFTNSGARAGDKLSTLLQMVLFAAQHGMHWVSLDLPPANNSRSGSESDMNRLGFWIGAAAQSNTDEGPDTAPPEADLATARHLGARVARVTRDFVRGRDLPCA; encoded by the coding sequence ATGCACATCATTGAGGAAGACGGTCGTCGCAACACCCGGACGGAACACAGTATCCGCGTCGCGATCGTCTATCATAGCGGCTATGGACACACCGCCCGACAGGCCGAGGCTGTGGCGGACGGCGTGCGGCAGGTGGGCGGTTCCAGCCCTCTCCTCCTGGCCGTCGAAGAAGCGCAGCAGCGCTTGGATGACCTTCATGCCGCGCACGCGATCATTTTCGGTGCGCCGACGTACATGGGCGCGGCCTCGGCGTCGTTCAAAGCCTTCCAGGAAGCGACCTCACAAGTGATGATGGCTGGGGGGTATCAGTGGAGAGACAAAATCGCCGCCGGATTCACCAATTCCGGGGCACGGGCTGGCGACAAATTGTCGACGCTGCTCCAGATGGTTCTGTTCGCCGCGCAACACGGAATGCACTGGGTCAGTCTCGATCTGCCACCTGCCAATAACTCCAGGTCCGGCTCGGAATCAGACATGAACCGGCTGGGCTTCTGGATTGGCGCCGCTGCGCAATCGAACACCGACGAAGGCCCGGACACGGCGCCCCCAGAAGCCGACCTCGCCACCGCCCGGCATCTCGGAGCACGAGTCGCACGGGTCACTCGCGACTTCGTTCGCGGCCGGGACTTACCATGCGCGTAG